Proteins from one Juglans microcarpa x Juglans regia isolate MS1-56 chromosome 6S, Jm3101_v1.0, whole genome shotgun sequence genomic window:
- the LOC121237211 gene encoding serine/threonine-protein kinase STY13-like, producing MEKNSDGFVRADQIDLKSLDEHLDRAWTLDKNKKREEYETFNRSSSNSVAINIMSTAGTMKKERLEWEIDPAKLVIKAVIARGTFGTVHRGIYDGQDVAVKLLDWGEEGHRTDAEIASLRAAFAQEVAVWHKLDHPNVTKFIGATMGSSELQIQTDNGQISMPSNICCVVVEYLPGGALKSYLIKNRRRKLAFKVVIQIALDLARGLSYLHSEKIVHRDVKTENMLLDKTRTVKIADFGVARVEASNPNDMTGETGTLGYMAPEVLNGNPYNRKCDVYSFGICLWEVYCCDMPYPDLSFAEVTSAVVRQNLRPEIPRCCPSSLANVMKRCWDANPDKRPEMAEVVSMLEAIDTSKGGGMIPLDQPQGCICFRKYRGP from the exons ATGGAGAAGAACAGTGATGGGTTTGTGAGGGCGGATCAGATTGATCTGAAGAGCTTGGATGAGCACCTCGACAGGGCGTGGACCTTGGATAAGAATAAGAAGAGGGAGGAATATGAGACTTTCAACCGTAGTTCTAGTAACAGCGTTGCTATTAACATCATGTCCACCGCCGGAACTATGAAGAAGGAAAGGCTGGAGTGGGAGATCGACCCGGCCAAGCTCGTCATCAAGGCCGTCATTGCCCGTGGCACCTTCGGCACCGTTCACCGTGGAATCTACGACGGCCAGGATGTCGCTG TTAAATTGCTCGACTGGGGTGAGGAGGGTCATAGAACTGACGCTGAGATTGCTTCATTAAGGGCTGCTTTTGCGCAAGAAGTTGCTGTGTGGCATAAGCTAGATCATCCCAATGTCACTAAG TTTATAGGGGCTACCATGGGCTCATCAGAACTCCAAATACAAACTGATAATGGTCAAATTAGCATGCCAAGTAATATCTGTTGTGTTGTTGTGGAATATCTGCCTGGGGGTGCTCTGAAGTCGTACCTTATAAAAAACAGGAGAAGGAAGCTAGCTTTTAAGGTCGTCATCCAGATTGCACTAGATCTTGCTAGAGG GTTGAGTTACCTTCACTCGGAGAAGATTGTTCACAGAGATGTAAAGACAGAGAATATGCTATTGGACAAGACACGTACGGTAAAAATTGCTGATTTTGGGGTTGCTCGTGTTGAGGCTTCAAATCCTAATGACATGACTGGGGAGACAGGAACACTTGGTTATATGGCACCTGAG GTTCTCAATGGCAATCCATATAACAGGAAATGTGATGTGTACAGTTTTGGCATCTGTTTGTGGGAGGTATATTGCTGTGACATGCCATATCCTGACCTTAGTTTCGCTGAAGTGACTTCAGCTGTGGTTCGACAG AATCTGAGACCAGAGATTCCAAGATGTTGCCCGAGTTCCCTGGCGAATGTAATGAAGCGATGTTGGGATGCTAACCCCGACAAGCGGCCAGAGATGGCAGAGGTAGTTTCCATGTTAGAGGCTATAGACACATCAAAAGGTGGAGGTATGATTCCACTTGATCAGCCTCAAGGTTGTATTTGCTTCCGCAAGTATCGAGGGCCTTAA
- the LOC121237930 gene encoding protein DSS1 HOMOLOG ON CHROMOSOME V-like: MAAEPKAATEDAKIDLFEDDDEFEEFEINEEWEEQEEGKDVTQQWEDDWDDDDVNDDFSLQLRRELEDNTEKN; the protein is encoded by the exons ATGGCGGCGGAGCCCAAGGCAGCGACTGAGGACGCGAAGATCGATTTGTTCGAGGACGACGATGAGTTTGAAGAGTTCGAAATCAATGAAg AGTGGGAGGAACAGGAGGAAGGGAAAGATGTGACGCAGCAGTGGGAAGATGATtgggatgatgatgatgttaatGATGACTTCTCTCTTCAGCTGAGGAGGGAACTGGAGGACAATACTGAGAAGAACTAG